The following are encoded together in the Desulfovibrio desulfuricans DSM 642 genome:
- a CDS encoding Mrp/NBP35 family ATP-binding protein yields MSDCNHQCGSCGEQCDERSEGQEAQVDFRVKPHPKSRVGKVIGVVSGKGGVGKSLVTSLLAVALTRQGKHCAILDADITGPSIPRVFGLTGKAHVEGDGLVPERSKGGVDIMSMNLLLPGDSDAVLWRGPIIAGAVKQFWSDVVWRDVDYMFVDMPPGTGDVPLTVFQSLPVDGIVVVTSPQELVSMIVQKAIDMARQMDIPILGLVENYSYFKCPDNNKEYKIFGESHIDAVAQRYGLKVLARLPIDPALAQACDKGAIEDVDQHFMDGALAVISRMQDRV; encoded by the coding sequence ATGAGTGATTGCAATCATCAGTGCGGTTCCTGCGGCGAGCAGTGCGACGAGCGCAGCGAGGGGCAGGAGGCGCAGGTGGATTTTCGCGTTAAGCCGCACCCCAAAAGCCGCGTTGGCAAGGTTATAGGCGTTGTCAGCGGCAAGGGCGGCGTGGGCAAGTCGCTGGTCACATCCCTGCTGGCGGTAGCCCTGACCCGGCAGGGCAAACACTGCGCCATTCTGGATGCGGACATCACCGGCCCTTCCATTCCGCGTGTGTTCGGCCTGACGGGCAAGGCCCATGTTGAGGGCGACGGCCTTGTGCCGGAACGCAGCAAGGGCGGGGTAGACATCATGTCCATGAACCTGCTGCTGCCCGGCGATTCCGATGCCGTGCTCTGGCGCGGGCCCATCATTGCCGGCGCGGTCAAACAGTTCTGGTCGGATGTGGTCTGGCGCGATGTGGATTACATGTTTGTGGACATGCCTCCAGGAACGGGCGATGTGCCGCTGACCGTGTTTCAGTCCCTGCCGGTGGACGGCATTGTGGTTGTGACCTCGCCGCAGGAACTGGTGAGCATGATCGTGCAGAAAGCCATTGATATGGCGCGCCAGATGGATATTCCCATCCTGGGGCTGGTGGAGAACTACTCGTACTTCAAATGCCCGGATAACAACAAGGAATACAAGATATTCGGCGAGAGCCATATTGACGCCGTGGCCCAGCGGTACGGCCTGAAGGTGCTTGCCCGCCTGCCCATTGACCCTGCACTTGCGCAAGCCTGTGACAAGGGCGCCATCGAGGATGTGGACCAGCACTTTATGGACGGTGCATTGGCCGTGATTTCACGCATGCAGGATCGCGTATAG
- the aldA gene encoding aldehyde dehydrogenase has translation MRTYQQFINGKLVSPTGFAMIEVENPSTGKIMAQTPNGGREDGLAALAAAHRAQDAWAALPAVARAGYLKKMADLIRKHRLELGRILAEEQAKTHPLAQVEIDLTAEYFDYYAGWARIYEGEIIQSDRPRENILLYRKPIGVVVGICPWNFPFFVMARKVAPSLLVGCTTVIKPSSIAPATVMHFASLLTELDLPAGVVNFVTGSGSTLGEALSSSSMTDMVSLTGSVEAGQRIITAGAQNITKVSLELGGKAPAIVCADADMDLAVKAVTASRTVFSGQVCNCAERLYVHESVADMFAEKLAAAFAAVRLGNPFDDPAPDMCSQISAEHLEKISGMVKRAEADGAEAVVGGAPADRDSGYFYTPTLLRNCRQDMEIVRNEVFGPVLPMMTFHDLDEALALANDCDYGLTSSIYTTNVSTAMEAVNRLKFGETYVNRENFEAMQGFHAGWRKSGIGGADGKHGLMEYLQTHVAYIQY, from the coding sequence ATGCGTACATACCAACAGTTCATCAACGGCAAATTGGTTTCCCCTACAGGCTTTGCAATGATTGAGGTGGAGAATCCCTCCACCGGCAAAATAATGGCCCAGACGCCCAACGGCGGGCGGGAGGACGGGCTGGCGGCTCTGGCAGCCGCGCACAGGGCACAGGATGCCTGGGCGGCGCTTCCGGCGGTGGCCCGCGCCGGATACCTTAAAAAAATGGCGGATCTCATCCGCAAGCACAGGCTGGAACTTGGCCGCATCCTTGCCGAGGAGCAGGCCAAAACCCACCCCCTGGCACAGGTAGAGATAGACCTCACCGCTGAGTATTTTGACTACTATGCCGGATGGGCGCGCATCTACGAGGGCGAGATCATCCAGAGCGACCGCCCGCGCGAGAATATCCTGCTGTACCGCAAGCCCATTGGCGTTGTGGTGGGCATCTGCCCGTGGAACTTCCCCTTCTTTGTCATGGCGCGCAAGGTCGCCCCCTCGCTGCTGGTGGGCTGCACCACGGTCATCAAGCCCAGCAGTATTGCCCCGGCCACGGTCATGCATTTTGCCAGCCTGCTTACGGAGCTGGATCTGCCCGCTGGCGTGGTAAACTTTGTTACGGGCAGCGGCAGCACCCTGGGCGAGGCCCTTTCTTCCAGCTCCATGACAGACATGGTCAGCCTGACAGGCAGCGTGGAGGCCGGGCAACGCATCATCACCGCAGGCGCGCAGAACATCACCAAGGTTTCGCTGGAACTGGGCGGCAAGGCCCCGGCCATTGTCTGCGCCGATGCGGACATGGATCTGGCGGTCAAGGCCGTTACTGCCTCGCGTACGGTATTCAGCGGGCAGGTGTGCAACTGCGCGGAACGCCTCTACGTGCACGAAAGCGTGGCCGACATGTTTGCCGAAAAACTGGCGGCTGCCTTTGCCGCCGTGCGGCTGGGCAATCCTTTTGACGATCCGGCCCCGGACATGTGCAGCCAGATCAGCGCCGAGCATCTTGAAAAGATCAGCGGCATGGTCAAGCGCGCGGAAGCGGACGGCGCGGAAGCCGTTGTCGGCGGCGCGCCCGCAGACCGCGATTCCGGCTACTTCTACACGCCCACCTTGCTGCGCAACTGCCGGCAGGACATGGAAATCGTGCGTAACGAAGTGTTTGGCCCTGTGCTGCCCATGATGACCTTTCACGATCTGGATGAAGCCCTGGCCCTTGCCAACGACTGCGACTACGGCCTGACGTCCTCCATCTACACCACCAACGTATCTACGGCCATGGAAGCGGTGAACCGCCTGAAGTTTGGCGAGACCTACGTGAACCGCGAAAACTTCGAGGCCATGCAGGGCTTCCATGCAGGATGGCGCAAGTCGGGCATTGGCGGTGCGGACGGCAAGCACGGACTCATGGAATACCTCCAGACCCATGTGGCCTATATTCAATATTAA
- a CDS encoding cupin domain-containing protein, whose translation MINRADALECFEKELFGGPGAVHFTKIVNENGLAGKGRLFNIGTLKPGCAVGNHKHNGEIEIYYILEGEGMYNDNGVEAPVMAGDVTVCNDGESHGLLNTGSTDLKMVALILFTK comes from the coding sequence ATGATCAACCGCGCTGACGCTCTGGAATGCTTTGAAAAGGAACTTTTTGGCGGGCCGGGCGCCGTCCACTTTACCAAGATCGTCAATGAGAACGGGCTGGCTGGCAAAGGCCGTCTGTTCAACATCGGCACTCTCAAGCCCGGCTGTGCCGTGGGCAACCACAAGCACAACGGCGAAATCGAGATATACTACATCCTTGAAGGCGAAGGCATGTACAACGACAACGGCGTTGAAGCCCCCGTCATGGCTGGCGACGTGACCGTGTGCAACGATGGCGAAAGCCACGGCCTGCTCAATACCGGCTCCACGGATCTCAAGATGGTGGCGCTGATTCTGTTTACCAAGTAA
- a CDS encoding mechanosensitive ion channel family protein, whose protein sequence is MHAPKLLITALLLTLCCALASPAVFAAEPTPAAKQDSPKADTAKPDAAKQDAPKGEKADKSDKADKPAAKTDAKTDAKADAKADAKADQKADDKAESKVDTNEEPAIATLPLRDPWEMVWSGQKAMLDEITQKATAMGDTFAQRSTNLSQKVQPFMEEARRLLVLLNTYKNWPNPVEAVSRRITATVLDLRKVLDPVLIARTEAQALLERVGYLADSMPEDLHDGSLSPEMQEYGKTLALTRLRLTAVLAQYDSALAPALALIKRLEKMQEEINAQIPLLWKNYYLQSPVPWLSPDAWADFGRQMHYSVQGMILRLPVEVPVTLERWGTAVLRFILGLLLTGVLTVLLYRRWAAQDKDENSTLRHVFRVSLPWLCVGLAFLGSSMSASGEFFRLFLALGNLCLIVAQIHLAWDLRLLKYPEVPRQKPPFWILIQPTLCSYVLLYLPLTKPLVLVIWLCIVIISIVRQHRRPKLDLGPMHVETSVLECEPIVLWICLVLTLAGLHIYSMVLYLLFVSCSLALQLCMGGMSLVSSLNDKLPQEGVRAALAHLAVALSAPVVLVAAFVGVSQWVGTLPGGMYLLQHYVLRGVNVGATQFNVLHLLLIISMFYLTRTAVAMGSRFLARLPKQGLAIDATLIPPMQTAFTYALWCCFGLFALRAVGMELSNLAMVAGGLSVGIGFGMQTIVNNFLSGLILIFSRTLQAGDVVEVGGTQGRVRKISVRATMVETFDNALIIVPNSEFVASRLINWTRNSRTVRREIKVGVAYGSDANAVMKILLATANANSNVLKYPPPSVAFADFGASTLDFSLKFWVRDYDVSISTASDIRVEIEREFREQRIEIAFPQLDVNIKELPPRTRAPQPPTEPRASKRRAPRRPRKVLPAGAKGKPDAKNAPAAAPDDGDDDENNN, encoded by the coding sequence ATGCACGCACCCAAATTGCTGATAACCGCCCTTTTATTGACCCTGTGCTGTGCCCTGGCCTCTCCCGCCGTATTTGCGGCGGAACCGACCCCCGCCGCCAAACAGGATTCCCCCAAGGCAGACACTGCCAAGCCCGATGCCGCCAAACAGGACGCCCCCAAGGGCGAGAAGGCTGACAAGTCTGACAAGGCCGACAAGCCCGCCGCCAAGACTGACGCCAAAACCGATGCCAAAGCTGATGCCAAGGCAGACGCAAAAGCGGACCAAAAGGCGGACGACAAGGCTGAATCCAAGGTTGACACCAACGAAGAACCCGCCATTGCCACCCTGCCCCTGCGCGATCCATGGGAAATGGTCTGGAGCGGGCAAAAGGCCATGCTCGATGAAATCACCCAGAAGGCCACGGCCATGGGTGATACCTTTGCCCAGCGGTCAACCAATCTGAGCCAGAAGGTTCAGCCCTTCATGGAAGAAGCGCGGCGTCTGCTGGTGCTGCTCAATACGTATAAAAACTGGCCCAACCCCGTTGAAGCCGTCAGCCGCCGCATCACGGCCACGGTGCTTGATCTGCGCAAGGTGCTCGACCCTGTGCTGATTGCGCGCACCGAAGCCCAGGCCCTGCTGGAACGCGTGGGCTATCTGGCCGACAGCATGCCTGAAGACCTGCACGATGGCAGCCTTAGCCCGGAAATGCAGGAATACGGCAAAACTCTGGCGCTCACCCGCCTGCGCCTTACAGCCGTGCTGGCCCAGTACGACTCGGCCCTTGCTCCTGCTCTGGCGCTTATCAAGCGGCTGGAAAAAATGCAGGAAGAGATCAACGCCCAGATCCCCCTGCTGTGGAAAAACTATTATCTGCAAAGCCCGGTGCCCTGGCTCAGCCCCGATGCATGGGCCGACTTTGGGCGGCAGATGCACTATTCCGTTCAGGGCATGATTCTGCGCCTGCCGGTGGAAGTTCCTGTCACGCTTGAGCGCTGGGGCACGGCTGTGCTGCGCTTTATCCTCGGCCTGCTGCTTACCGGCGTGCTCACCGTGTTGCTTTACCGCCGCTGGGCAGCGCAGGATAAGGACGAAAACAGCACCCTGCGGCATGTTTTCCGCGTCAGCCTGCCCTGGCTGTGCGTGGGGCTGGCATTTCTTGGCAGTTCCATGTCCGCATCCGGCGAGTTCTTTCGACTGTTTCTGGCCCTGGGCAACCTGTGCCTCATTGTGGCCCAGATACATCTGGCATGGGACCTGCGCCTGCTGAAATACCCCGAGGTGCCGCGCCAAAAGCCGCCCTTCTGGATACTTATCCAGCCAACGCTGTGTTCATACGTGCTGCTCTATCTGCCGCTGACCAAGCCTCTGGTGCTGGTTATCTGGCTGTGCATCGTCATCATTTCCATTGTGCGGCAACACCGCAGACCCAAACTTGACCTTGGCCCCATGCATGTGGAAACCAGCGTGCTTGAATGCGAACCCATTGTGCTGTGGATATGCCTTGTGCTGACCCTAGCCGGGCTGCACATCTACAGCATGGTGCTGTATCTGCTCTTTGTCTCCTGCTCGCTGGCCCTGCAACTCTGCATGGGCGGCATGTCTCTTGTCAGCAGCCTCAACGACAAGCTGCCTCAGGAAGGCGTGCGCGCAGCTCTTGCTCACCTTGCCGTGGCGCTCTCCGCCCCTGTGGTGCTGGTTGCGGCCTTCGTGGGCGTTTCGCAGTGGGTAGGCACATTGCCCGGCGGCATGTATCTGCTCCAGCATTATGTCCTGCGCGGCGTCAATGTGGGCGCTACGCAGTTCAACGTGCTGCACCTGCTGCTTATCATCAGCATGTTCTACCTCACGCGCACAGCGGTTGCCATGGGCTCGCGCTTTCTGGCGCGTCTGCCCAAGCAGGGGCTGGCCATTGACGCCACGCTCATTCCGCCCATGCAGACAGCCTTTACCTATGCGCTGTGGTGCTGCTTCGGCCTGTTCGCCCTGCGCGCCGTGGGCATGGAACTGAGCAACCTCGCCATGGTAGCCGGTGGCCTTTCTGTCGGTATCGGTTTCGGCATGCAGACCATCGTCAACAACTTCCTGTCGGGTCTGATACTGATCTTCAGCCGCACCCTCCAGGCGGGCGATGTGGTGGAAGTTGGCGGCACCCAGGGCCGTGTGCGCAAAATCAGCGTGCGCGCCACAATGGTGGAAACCTTTGACAATGCCCTGATCATTGTCCCCAACTCGGAATTTGTGGCCAGCCGCCTTATCAACTGGACGCGCAACAGCCGCACCGTGCGCAGGGAAATCAAGGTCGGCGTGGCCTACGGCTCCGATGCCAATGCGGTGATGAAAATCCTGCTGGCCACGGCCAACGCCAACAGCAACGTGCTCAAATATCCCCCGCCGAGCGTGGCCTTTGCTGATTTTGGGGCCAGTACGCTTGATTTCAGCCTGAAGTTCTGGGTGCGGGATTATGACGTGTCTATTTCCACAGCTTCGGACATCCGCGTGGAAATCGAACGCGAATTCCGCGAACAGCGCATTGAAATCGCCTTTCCGCAGCTTGATGTGAACATCAAGGAACTGCCGCCTCGCACAAGGGCGCCCCAACCGCCGACAGAGCCGCGCGCAAGCAAAAGGCGCGCGCCGCGCCGTCCGCGCAAGGTGCTGCCTGCCGGGGCCAAGGGCAAGCCGGACGCCAAAAATGCGCCAGCCGCTGCCCCGGATGACGGGGACGATGACGAGAACAACAACTAA
- a CDS encoding DUF362 domain-containing protein yields MENGINIPPSGLENSPVAAPASLPVALLQQEDYHDPGLGRAVGEVMDAARLTELCPLRPGARVLVKPNLLLAKPLACASPQVVAAVCAWLMDYGARVRVADSPGFGRAASVARAVGLEAALRPLGLEVEEIGPAEPVPLPLEGEAAQKAGLQAGGSRFHVARLALESDFIVSVPRVKAHAQMLVTLSVKNCFGCVRGLHKAFAHAREGRDPLFFADCLAALWAALPPVAAVADGVTAMHVTGPSSGSPFALGVVGASASAVALDEALYAVLGLEPQDVPLGAALCRRRAWGSAPAEAHDGVRSVFPLRSPSDFSSEGFQLPAELSHTSFHPARFVHSCFRRIVAAFRK; encoded by the coding sequence ATGGAAAACGGCATCAATATCCCGCCTTCCGGGCTGGAAAACAGCCCTGTCGCCGCCCCGGCTTCACTGCCCGTGGCCTTGTTGCAGCAAGAGGATTATCATGACCCCGGCTTGGGCAGGGCTGTGGGCGAAGTCATGGACGCTGCCCGCCTGACGGAGCTTTGCCCCCTGCGCCCCGGTGCGCGCGTGCTGGTAAAGCCCAATCTTTTGCTGGCAAAGCCCCTTGCCTGCGCCTCGCCGCAGGTTGTGGCCGCCGTATGCGCCTGGCTTATGGATTACGGGGCGCGGGTGCGCGTGGCGGATTCGCCGGGTTTTGGGCGCGCGGCCTCCGTGGCGCGGGCTGTGGGGCTTGAGGCGGCTTTGCGCCCTCTGGGCCTTGAAGTTGAAGAGATCGGCCCTGCGGAGCCGGTGCCCCTGCCCCTTGAGGGAGAGGCGGCGCAAAAGGCAGGTTTGCAGGCGGGCGGATCGCGCTTTCATGTGGCGCGACTGGCGCTTGAGAGTGATTTTATTGTGTCGGTTCCCCGGGTCAAGGCCCATGCGCAGATGCTGGTGACGCTCTCCGTCAAAAACTGTTTTGGTTGCGTGCGCGGCCTGCACAAGGCTTTTGCCCACGCCCGCGAGGGGCGCGACCCCCTGTTTTTTGCTGACTGCCTTGCTGCGTTGTGGGCGGCCTTGCCCCCTGTTGCCGCAGTTGCGGACGGCGTTACGGCCATGCATGTTACAGGGCCGAGCAGCGGCAGCCCCTTTGCCCTGGGCGTGGTAGGGGCCAGCGCCTCTGCCGTGGCGCTGGACGAGGCGCTGTACGCCGTATTGGGCCTTGAGCCGCAGGATGTGCCGCTTGGTGCGGCCCTGTGCCGCCGCCGTGCCTGGGGCAGCGCCCCGGCAGAGGCGCATGACGGCGTTCGGTCTGTCTTTCCCCTGCGAAGCCCATCGGATTTTTCATCCGAAGGATTTCAGTTGCCAGCGGAGCTTTCGCACACGTCCTTTCATCCTGCCCGCTTTGTACACAGTTGTTTTCGCCGCATTGTTGCGGCGTTCAGAAAATAG
- the thiE gene encoding thiamine phosphate synthase gives MPRILPGETDIYAITDAGLSLGRPLEEVVSALMGAGVRILQYREKKLKSGAMLEECRLLRRLTKEAGACFIVNDHVDIAMLVQADGVHVGQEDLPVPDVRSLVGPEMIIGLSTHLPEQAREARKLGADYIGVGPIFATNTKEDVVDPVGYDYLDWVARNGDLPFVAIGGIKRHNIAEVARHGARCCSLVSELVGASDIRTRVEDVRKAMREGMVG, from the coding sequence ATGCCCAGAATCCTGCCTGGAGAAACGGATATTTATGCCATCACGGATGCTGGTCTTTCACTGGGAAGGCCGCTTGAAGAAGTTGTTTCCGCCCTTATGGGGGCAGGCGTGCGCATTTTGCAATATCGCGAAAAAAAGCTGAAATCCGGTGCCATGCTGGAGGAATGCCGCCTGTTGCGGCGGCTGACCAAGGAGGCCGGGGCCTGCTTTATCGTCAACGACCACGTGGATATTGCCATGCTGGTGCAGGCCGACGGCGTGCATGTGGGGCAGGAGGATTTGCCTGTCCCCGACGTGCGCAGCCTTGTGGGGCCGGAAATGATCATCGGCCTTTCCACCCATCTGCCGGAACAGGCCCGGGAGGCCCGCAAGCTTGGAGCGGACTACATCGGCGTGGGGCCGATCTTTGCCACCAACACCAAGGAAGACGTGGTTGATCCCGTAGGGTACGACTATCTGGATTGGGTTGCCCGCAATGGGGATTTGCCCTTTGTGGCCATTGGCGGCATCAAGCGGCATAACATTGCGGAAGTCGCGCGGCACGGCGCGCGCTGCTGCTCGCTTGTGAGCGAACTGGTCGGCGCGTCCGACATCCGCACCAGAGTGGAAGATGTGCGCAAGGCCATGCGTGAAGGCATGGTGGGGTAG
- a CDS encoding glycosyltransferase family 9 protein translates to METTCSAAHRSGTTLVINLTRFGDLLQCQPLIEDLHCQGQTVHLVCLDNFSSAQPLLRHVERTWPLPGARLMADMDKDWRIATALLLEFARAVRSEARPDCVVNLTTTLPARLLTGLLAGGQADGQAEIRGFCLDAHGFGQNRGIWSTFLNSGATNRLSAPFNLADMFRMVGAPHTPAAADVQPRQRLADPPQEALVAADALLAEAPPETCGFVAMQLGASEARRQWPAHFFAEVGDRLWRERKLCPVLLGSPAERPLAEAYAQAAQGHWVDAVGRTNLTQLAALLRRSKLLFTNDTGTMHLAAGLGVPCLAIFLATAQPCDTGPYLPGCCCLEPALPCHPCPFGRPCPNNLACVTHISPRSVGSLALSWLDAGRWDAAPLDLVEREARVWLTEQDDKGFMTVRCLTEHTAEDRSLWLAQQRIFWRQILDELDDAARPVATGQKSADTRQSEENAPSASAHGTAHAGGSAGAFSAEFAQRMAASLEQAAQLFEILTQQGQLLGKSPKAGQLFLRNCERLQTVFDACPELRSLGAFWRELRQERGDRLDDLLELTAQLGAHFIIWRHKFTDGTSFA, encoded by the coding sequence ATGGAGACCACCTGCTCTGCGGCTCACCGCTCAGGCACCACACTGGTCATCAACCTGACGCGATTTGGCGACCTGCTGCAATGCCAGCCCCTCATTGAGGACCTGCATTGTCAGGGCCAGACCGTGCATCTGGTGTGTCTGGACAATTTTTCCAGCGCCCAGCCCCTGCTGCGCCATGTGGAGCGCACCTGGCCCCTGCCCGGCGCGCGGCTCATGGCCGACATGGACAAGGATTGGCGCATCGCAACGGCGCTTCTGCTGGAATTTGCCCGCGCCGTCAGGAGCGAGGCCAGGCCCGACTGCGTTGTCAACCTGACCACTACCCTGCCTGCGCGGCTGCTCACTGGCCTGCTGGCTGGCGGGCAGGCGGACGGGCAGGCCGAAATCCGCGGTTTCTGCCTAGACGCGCACGGTTTTGGGCAAAACAGGGGCATCTGGTCCACATTTCTGAACAGCGGCGCTACAAACCGACTGAGCGCTCCCTTTAATCTTGCGGATATGTTCCGCATGGTGGGCGCTCCGCACACGCCTGCAGCCGCAGACGTGCAGCCGCGCCAGCGGCTGGCTGATCCGCCCCAGGAAGCCCTGGTTGCGGCGGACGCCCTTCTTGCCGAGGCACCGCCGGAGACATGCGGTTTTGTGGCCATGCAGCTGGGCGCAAGCGAAGCACGACGGCAGTGGCCCGCACATTTTTTTGCCGAGGTGGGCGACCGGCTGTGGCGCGAGCGCAAGCTCTGCCCGGTGCTGCTTGGCTCACCTGCCGAACGCCCGCTGGCCGAGGCCTATGCCCAGGCTGCCCAGGGCCACTGGGTGGATGCCGTGGGCAGGACCAACCTCACCCAACTGGCGGCATTGCTGCGCCGGTCAAAATTGTTGTTTACCAACGATACCGGTACCATGCATCTAGCTGCTGGCCTTGGAGTGCCCTGCCTGGCCATATTCCTAGCCACGGCCCAGCCCTGCGACACCGGCCCCTATTTGCCCGGATGCTGCTGCCTGGAACCTGCCCTGCCCTGCCATCCCTGCCCCTTTGGCCGCCCCTGCCCCAATAATCTGGCATGTGTGACGCACATCAGCCCCCGGAGCGTGGGATCCCTCGCCCTGTCGTGGCTTGACGCTGGACGTTGGGATGCCGCACCGCTTGACCTTGTGGAGCGCGAGGCCCGCGTATGGCTGACGGAACAGGACGACAAGGGCTTTATGACGGTGCGCTGCCTTACGGAGCACACCGCCGAGGATCGCAGCCTCTGGCTTGCGCAGCAGCGGATTTTCTGGCGTCAGATACTTGACGAACTGGACGATGCCGCCCGGCCCGTAGCGACAGGGCAAAAGAGCGCGGATACACGTCAGTCTGAAGAAAATGCCCCTTCAGCATCTGCACACGGCACAGCACATGCGGGCGGTTCGGCTGGCGCGTTTTCTGCCGAATTTGCGCAACGCATGGCGGCATCACTGGAGCAGGCCGCACAACTTTTTGAAATACTTACGCAACAAGGGCAACTGCTGGGCAAAAGCCCCAAGGCAGGGCAATTGTTTTTGCGTAATTGCGAACGCCTGCAAACGGTTTTTGATGCCTGCCCCGAGCTACGCTCATTGGGAGCCTTCTGGCGTGAACTGCGCCAGGAACGCGGCGACCGGCTGGACGACCTGCTGGAGCTTACTGCCCAGCTTGGCGCGCATTTCATTATCTGGCGCCATAAATTTACCGATGGCACGTCATTTGCTTAA
- the traT gene encoding complement resistance protein TraT translates to MSFIRYSLMLCLAFASLCGCVRQPADAARVEVLRQGQIEEPEADVNIHPAVYVNVRDNTNKIFGLRTQVETWLQRQGYTVVPNPSEAGYILQIVVLAAGTTAPETARQVVTAGYDAPSQLSGKGGTALVADVLLVQRHVPSTQGSRRTNLKNIGKRNAVGSSQMRIALLVHQEFKTGAGMPPVFAETLAKELGASVHSANTEEAPAQPAKQ, encoded by the coding sequence ATGTCCTTTATCCGCTATAGTCTGATGCTGTGTCTGGCCTTTGCCTCCCTGTGCGGATGCGTGCGCCAACCGGCGGACGCCGCACGTGTGGAAGTGCTGCGTCAGGGCCAGATTGAGGAGCCGGAAGCCGATGTGAACATCCATCCGGCGGTTTATGTTAACGTGCGCGACAATACCAACAAGATTTTCGGCCTGCGCACCCAGGTGGAAACATGGCTGCAACGCCAGGGCTACACGGTAGTGCCAAACCCCAGCGAGGCTGGCTACATCCTCCAGATAGTCGTGCTTGCTGCCGGGACGACCGCACCGGAAACCGCCCGTCAGGTGGTGACTGCAGGGTATGACGCCCCCTCGCAACTGAGCGGCAAGGGCGGCACCGCCCTGGTGGCGGATGTATTGCTGGTGCAGCGCCATGTCCCCAGCACTCAGGGTTCCCGCCGCACAAACCTCAAAAACATTGGCAAACGCAATGCCGTTGGCAGCAGCCAGATGCGCATTGCCCTGCTCGTCCATCAGGAATTCAAGACGGGCGCGGGCATGCCCCCGGTCTTTGCCGAAACTCTTGCCAAAGAACTGGGGGCTTCCGTTCACAGCGCCAACACCGAAGAAGCACCAGCCCAGCCCGCCAAGCAGTAG